In one window of Henckelia pumila isolate YLH828 chromosome 1, ASM3356847v2, whole genome shotgun sequence DNA:
- the LOC140874537 gene encoding uncharacterized protein, which translates to MTRSRVCRRRSRVSEGIAYEGVMRFGRKGKLNPRYVFNPSHVFDFEPIELTPELAFEERPIRVLAREERRLRTRSIPMVKVKWLNHSEEEATWETEADMRALYPELFGT; encoded by the exons ATGACGAGATCTCGAGTTTGCCGTAGGAGATCACGTGTTTCTGAAGGTATTGCATATGAGGGCGTGATGCGTTTTGGTAGGAAAGGCAAACTCAACCCGAG GTATGTCTTTAATCCGTCGCATGTTTTTGATTTTGAGCCTATAGAGCTGACGCCAGAGCTAGCATTTGAGGAAAGGCCCATTCGAGTCTTAGCTCGTGAGGAaaggaggcttaggacgcggtcTATTCCGATGGTCAAAGTCAAGTGGCTAaatcattccgaggaggaagctacttgggagaccgaggccgACATGAGGGCTCTTTACCCGGAGTTATTTGGTACGTAA